From the genome of Schaalia dentiphila ATCC 17982, one region includes:
- the msrA gene encoding peptide-methionine (S)-S-oxide reductase MsrA, translating to MTSFFHQAHTNVHVSTHAVLGSNMRDEAGAGQEVIYLAAGCFWGVEKALWNTPGVVTTATGYMGGHSPNPTYEQVCSHSTGHAETVRVVFDTALTSAADLVRLFFEIHDPTQVGGQGNDIGDQYRSAIWTTTPEQLRDATALRTAYQEVLTKRGFSPIQTVISPAPDADSTARFWYAEDYHQQYLFKNPGGYECHARTGVACPALPHE from the coding sequence ATGACATCTTTCTTTCACCAGGCACACACGAACGTTCACGTCTCCACACACGCGGTCCTCGGCTCAAACATGAGGGACGAGGCCGGGGCGGGCCAGGAGGTCATCTACCTCGCAGCGGGGTGCTTCTGGGGCGTCGAGAAGGCCCTGTGGAACACTCCCGGGGTCGTGACCACGGCGACCGGCTACATGGGCGGACATTCGCCCAACCCGACGTACGAGCAGGTGTGTTCTCATTCGACGGGTCATGCGGAAACCGTACGCGTTGTCTTCGATACCGCGCTCACGAGCGCCGCTGACCTCGTTCGCCTCTTCTTTGAGATCCACGATCCGACGCAGGTGGGCGGACAGGGCAACGACATCGGCGACCAGTACCGCTCTGCGATCTGGACGACCACACCCGAGCAGCTGCGCGACGCGACCGCCCTGCGCACGGCCTACCAGGAGGTGCTCACCAAGCGCGGTTTCAGCCCGATTCAGACGGTCATCTCCCCCGCTCCAGACGCTGACTCCACCGCACGTTTCTGGTACGCGGAGGACTACCACCAGCAGTACCTGTTCAAGAACCCGGGCGGCTACGAGTGCCACGCCCGCACGGGCGTCGCCTGCCCGGCTCTGCCCCACGAGTAG
- a CDS encoding FKBP-type peptidyl-prolyl cis-trans isomerase: protein MDNISVAGEFGRKPALSFDGTPADELVVEVLHTGDGQVVEAGDTITCHYYGAVFGSDVDFDNSFDRGGALSFQIGVGMVIPGWDEGLVGKRVGDRVLLSIPSELGYGERGVPQAGIPGGATLVFVTDILGVN, encoded by the coding sequence ATGGATAACATCTCTGTCGCCGGCGAATTCGGCCGCAAGCCAGCCCTGTCCTTCGACGGCACCCCCGCTGATGAACTCGTCGTCGAGGTCCTGCACACCGGTGACGGCCAGGTCGTCGAGGCCGGCGATACGATCACATGCCACTACTACGGCGCGGTCTTCGGCTCTGACGTCGACTTCGATAACTCCTTCGACCGCGGCGGTGCCCTGTCCTTCCAGATCGGCGTTGGAATGGTCATCCCCGGATGGGACGAGGGCCTCGTGGGCAAGCGCGTGGGCGACCGCGTCCTGCTGTCCATCCCCTCCGAGCTCGGCTATGGCGAGCGCGGCGTTCCGCAGGCAGGCATCCCCGGCGGCGCGACCCTCGTGTTCGTCACCGACATCCTGGGCGTGAACTGA